One genomic segment of Synechocystis sp. LKSZ1 includes these proteins:
- a CDS encoding cation:proton antiporter, translating to MEPFLSTVTHNPLVAFTILLLVILTIPPLFERLRLPGLVGLLFAGVVLGQDGLGLLSHDSESIKLLSDIGKIYLMFVAGLEIDLVEFRKTRNRSLAFGLATFAVPMAMGIAVGQAFGFGWNPAVLIGSLLASHTLLGYPIVQRLGVVRSEAVMVTIGATIFTDIAALLVLAVCVAIHAGEFSLGSLVVQLVLLGLYSVVVLVGFDWAGKEYFRRTGDEQSNQFLFILLAVFLAAVGAQVINIEQIVGAFLAGLAVNDVVGEGPVKEKVEFVGSTLFIPFFFVGMGLLLDVPAFIQTLQFNLPLVLGIVGGLILSKFLAAAIIKQCFRYNWIEGLTMWSLSLPQVAATLAAAVAAYQAQNALGVRLINANVLNSVIVLMLVTSILGPLLTARFAPKLASQTALAKAPDLQEPASTNDWITPPDRPQSALSTFRVIVPLSNPDTQQYLLAMGAMLARYESGVMVPLAIAKAHVHMDDPQLNNRLQQSQHLLQQAEALGQDLQVATQPAIRIDDDVALGISRAARENDAQLIVMGWSESTTGLRAKLFGSVIDGVFWSAHCPVAVMRLLDNPTQFRRILLPLKNIAPQSLKILQFAQLLAKANQATLTVLHVCDRHTSSEQTAAFKTALTDLLATSPFSLPCQIKIVVHEDAAKVILRLAKAFDLIILRSFRRRTAGGVTMSDLTEQVLHQLQCSVVIFGEPLVHRLVDKA from the coding sequence ATGGAACCATTTCTCTCTACGGTCACCCACAACCCCTTGGTGGCCTTTACCATTCTTCTACTGGTAATCCTCACGATTCCTCCCTTGTTTGAACGCCTGCGTCTGCCGGGCCTGGTAGGGTTATTATTCGCAGGGGTTGTCCTCGGCCAGGATGGCCTGGGTCTGTTGAGCCACGACTCCGAAAGCATCAAACTTCTTTCCGATATTGGCAAAATTTACCTGATGTTTGTTGCGGGCCTAGAAATTGACCTGGTGGAATTTCGTAAAACCCGCAATCGTTCCCTGGCCTTTGGCCTGGCCACCTTTGCCGTACCGATGGCCATGGGGATTGCTGTGGGACAAGCCTTTGGTTTTGGCTGGAATCCGGCGGTTTTAATCGGTTCTCTGTTGGCCTCCCATACGCTTCTGGGCTATCCGATCGTGCAACGGTTGGGGGTGGTGCGCTCGGAAGCCGTGATGGTGACCATTGGCGCAACGATTTTTACGGATATTGCGGCCCTCCTCGTCTTAGCCGTCTGTGTGGCCATCCATGCAGGGGAATTTTCTCTGGGGAGTCTCGTCGTTCAGTTGGTACTTTTGGGTCTCTACAGTGTGGTTGTGCTGGTCGGTTTTGACTGGGCCGGTAAGGAATATTTCCGGCGTACTGGCGATGAGCAGAGTAATCAGTTTCTGTTTATTCTCCTAGCCGTCTTTTTAGCCGCTGTGGGGGCCCAGGTGATTAACATTGAACAGATCGTCGGGGCCTTTTTAGCGGGTCTGGCTGTCAATGATGTGGTGGGAGAAGGGCCCGTCAAGGAAAAGGTCGAGTTTGTCGGCAGTACCCTCTTTATTCCTTTCTTTTTTGTGGGTATGGGTCTCCTGCTGGATGTTCCGGCCTTTATCCAAACGCTCCAGTTTAATCTCCCCCTGGTGTTGGGTATTGTCGGGGGCCTGATTTTGTCCAAGTTTTTAGCGGCGGCCATTATTAAGCAATGCTTTCGCTATAACTGGATAGAAGGCCTAACCATGTGGTCTTTGTCCTTACCGCAGGTTGCGGCGACCCTAGCGGCGGCCGTGGCGGCTTACCAGGCCCAGAACGCCCTCGGGGTGCGCTTAATCAATGCCAACGTACTGAATAGTGTCATCGTCTTGATGCTGGTGACCTCCATTCTGGGGCCCCTGTTAACGGCTCGGTTTGCCCCCAAGCTTGCCTCCCAGACAGCCCTCGCCAAGGCTCCTGACTTGCAGGAACCCGCTAGTACCAACGACTGGATCACACCACCGGATAGGCCCCAGTCGGCCCTCTCGACTTTTCGGGTGATTGTGCCCCTGTCCAATCCCGACACCCAGCAATATCTGTTGGCGATGGGGGCCATGCTAGCCCGCTATGAATCAGGGGTGATGGTGCCCCTGGCCATTGCCAAGGCCCATGTCCACATGGACGACCCCCAATTGAATAACCGCCTCCAACAGAGCCAACATCTACTCCAGCAAGCCGAGGCCTTAGGCCAAGACCTCCAGGTAGCGACTCAACCGGCTATCCGCATTGATGATGATGTGGCCCTGGGCATTAGTCGCGCCGCACGGGAAAACGATGCCCAATTAATCGTGATGGGCTGGAGTGAAAGTACCACTGGCCTCCGGGCCAAGCTCTTCGGCAGTGTCATTGACGGTGTGTTTTGGTCAGCCCACTGCCCGGTGGCCGTTATGCGCTTGCTAGACAACCCCACTCAATTCCGGCGGATTCTCCTACCTCTGAAAAATATTGCGCCCCAATCCCTAAAAATTCTGCAATTTGCCCAACTTCTGGCCAAGGCGAATCAGGCCACCCTGACAGTGCTCCATGTTTGTGACCGCCATACCTCTTCTGAACAAACAGCCGCCTTCAAAACGGCCCTGACGGATTTGCTAGCCACTAGTCCTTTCTCCCTGCCCTGCCAGATTAAAATTGTGGTTCATGAAGATGCGGCGAAGGTTATTCTCCGGCTGGCCAAAGCTTTTGATCTAATTATTCTCCGTTCCTTCCGCCGTCGTACTGCTGGGGGTGTGACCATGAGTGATCTCACGGAACAGGTGCTCCATCAACTTCAATGTTCGGTGGTTATTTTTGGGGAACCCTTGGTGCATCGTCTGGTAGATAAGGCCTGA
- a CDS encoding Spy/CpxP family protein refolding chaperone, with protein sequence MKIKFFALALGLMFVGFSPLTALALPDGASNMPWLAQGGPDGGKGERWLQQLNLSPQQQQQLSAIRQKYKGQMEPIRQQLRANQDELRQLMASDTTNVASIRAKHDQITGLRQQLEKLRFESMLESRDILSPEQRQQLAQLMNARRAKWQNKRQGANNQ encoded by the coding sequence ATGAAAATCAAATTTTTTGCCCTTGCCCTTGGCCTAATGTTCGTTGGCTTTAGCCCACTGACTGCCTTAGCCTTACCGGATGGCGCCTCCAATATGCCATGGCTCGCCCAAGGAGGGCCAGATGGAGGCAAAGGAGAACGTTGGCTCCAGCAGTTGAATCTATCTCCCCAGCAACAACAACAGCTCAGTGCGATTCGCCAGAAATATAAAGGACAGATGGAGCCAATTCGACAACAACTGCGGGCCAATCAGGATGAACTCCGCCAATTAATGGCCAGCGATACAACCAACGTCGCCAGTATCCGAGCTAAGCACGACCAAATTACCGGCCTACGGCAACAACTCGAGAAACTCCGCTTTGAAAGCATGCTAGAAAGCCGGGACATTCTCTCCCCGGAACAACGCCAACAACTGGCCCAACTCATGAATGCCCGTCGGGCCAAGTGGCAAAACAAACGCCAGGGCGCGAATAACCAATAA
- a CDS encoding sigma-70 family RNA polymerase sigma factor, giving the protein MLVDNPIQSGNGPRPISAPSSREALGDQQLVLQSQRGDSGAFRQLYRRHQQKVRSTLYQLCGAQRLDDLVQEVFLRVWKSLPQLRQHRYFATWLYRITWNVAQDERRALGQVARHQAPEEALLETVSLSRPQDSPDLMHLHYQDLVWRGLQQLSFEHRTVLVLHDLEDLPQKTVADILQLPTGTIKSRLFYARQAIRQYLQAQGVQDVL; this is encoded by the coding sequence ATGCTGGTGGATAATCCAATCCAGAGCGGCAACGGCCCCCGGCCAATTTCAGCGCCATCCTCCAGGGAAGCCCTGGGAGATCAGCAGTTAGTTCTACAAAGTCAGCGGGGGGACAGCGGGGCCTTCCGACAATTGTACCGACGGCACCAACAAAAGGTTCGTTCGACCCTCTATCAACTCTGTGGGGCCCAACGCCTGGATGATTTGGTGCAGGAAGTCTTTCTGCGGGTCTGGAAGAGCCTGCCCCAACTGCGTCAGCATCGCTACTTTGCCACTTGGCTCTATCGGATTACCTGGAATGTAGCCCAGGATGAACGCAGGGCCTTGGGTCAAGTGGCCCGTCATCAGGCCCCGGAAGAAGCCCTGCTGGAGACGGTTTCCCTCAGTCGTCCCCAGGATAGCCCGGATTTAATGCACTTGCATTATCAAGACTTGGTGTGGCGGGGCCTCCAGCAACTCAGTTTTGAGCACCGTACTGTCTTGGTATTGCACGACCTCGAAGACCTGCCTCAAAAAACCGTGGCGGATATTTTACAACTGCCCACGGGAACCATCAAATCTCGCCTGTTCTATGCGCGTCAGGCTATTCGCCAGTACCTCCAGGCGCAAGGAGTTCAAGATGTCCTCTAA